The nucleotide sequence GAGCTGCAGGATGATCGACGAGCTGATGTAGGGCATGATGCCCAGGGCGAAGATGGTCATCTTCGACATGTAGCGGCCCGAGAACATGTCGATGAACCCGAGGATGGTCCCCTTCTGCGACTGCCAGAACTCGGCCAGGGCGGACGAGGAGATGCCGGGGTTCGGAATCTGGCCGCCGGCGCGGTAGATGGCCAGCAGCACCAGAGTGAAGATGACGCGCTTGCGCAGCTCCGGGATGGAGAAGATATTGCGGACGCTGTCCAAAACCATGTTCAGACCTCGAGGACCACGGCTTGGCCGCCGGCTTTCTCGATCTTGGCCTTGGCCGAGGCGGAAAACTTGTGGGCCCGCACGGTCAGGGCCCGCCCGAATTCACCGCGGCCGAGGACCTTGACCCGCTCGGAGGCCGACCCGATCAGGCGGGCGGCGGCCATCTCGGCCGGGCCGATCTCGGTTCCGGTCAGGGCCGCCAGGCGGTCCAGGTTGATCTCGGCGTAAACGATCCGGAAGATGTTGGTGAAACCCCGCTTGGGAATGCGGCGGTGGAGCGGCATCTGGCCGCCTTCGAAGCCGCGCTTGCGGGAGTACCCGGCGGTGGCCTTCTGGCCCTTGCTGCCTTTGCCCGAAGTTTTGCCGAGCCCGGAGCCGGGGCCGCGGCCGACCCGTTTCCTATTCTTGCTGGAGCCTTTGGCGGGTTTGAGCGTGCTGAGGTTCATTTCTTGACCATCTCCACTTCGACCAAGTGCGGGATCTTCCGGACCATGCCCCGGATTCCGGGATTGTCGGGCCGGACGACCACGGCGTTGGGCTTGCGCAGACCGAGGCCCCAAGCCACCTTGCGCTGAGTTTGGGGGTAGCCGACCAGGCTGCGCACCAGTTTGATCTTGAGTTCGT is from Candidatus Aminicenantes bacterium and encodes:
- the rpmD gene encoding 50S ribosomal protein L30, whose product is MSPANELKIKLVRSLVGYPQTQRKVAWGLGLRKPNAVVVRPDNPGIRGMVRKIPHLVEVEMVKK
- the rplO gene encoding 50S ribosomal protein L15; the encoded protein is MNLSTLKPAKGSSKNRKRVGRGPGSGLGKTSGKGSKGQKATAGYSRKRGFEGGQMPLHRRIPKRGFTNIFRIVYAEINLDRLAALTGTEIGPAEMAAARLIGSASERVKVLGRGEFGRALTVRAHKFSASAKAKIEKAGGQAVVLEV